A region from the Candidatus Electrothrix scaldis genome encodes:
- a CDS encoding transposase translates to MKKKPVKRYSQALKQQVVREYEEGVSIYSLRQKYGIGAHGTVERWIKKFGRSGYRAEVVHIQTVEDQLEFKAMKSRIKELESALAQSVLENRMLETTIEVADQSLGTDIKKNFGRKL, encoded by the coding sequence ATGAAAAAAAAACCTGTCAAACGTTACAGCCAGGCGCTTAAACAACAGGTTGTCAGAGAATACGAAGAGGGCGTCAGCATCTACAGTTTGCGTCAGAAATATGGCATTGGCGCTCATGGCACCGTAGAGCGATGGATTAAGAAGTTTGGCCGTTCCGGTTACCGCGCCGAGGTTGTGCATATCCAAACGGTTGAAGATCAGCTTGAATTTAAAGCAATGAAAAGCCGGATCAAGGAGCTGGAATCGGCATTGGCACAAAGCGTCCTTGAAAACCGGATGCTGGAAACCACGATAGAAGTAGCCGATCAATCATTGGGTACTGATATTAAAAAAAATTTCGGGAGGAAATTATAA